A stretch of the Papaver somniferum cultivar HN1 chromosome 6, ASM357369v1, whole genome shotgun sequence genome encodes the following:
- the LOC113291902 gene encoding 11S globulin seed storage protein 2-like, whose protein sequence is MAKILALIAFFFLVSTAVAQTHQRGQQQTQQQLRQQEARQCRIQQLTASQPNQRIESEGGVTELWNEYEDQFQCAGVAPMRDVIQPNSLSLPNFSPSPRLVYIQQGQGLLGLSQPGCAETYHSSQQPGLRREGSQQAERQSEQRDQHQKVHRIRQGDIVALPAGVAHWCYNDGNEELVAVSVTDLNNNANQLEQKLRSFYLAGGQTQRSSLQGSPRQQQQQRETFQNVFRAFDENLMAEAFNIPVEVVRRMQQEDERGLIVRVRGEEMRMIRPEEEQEYESRRYNGLEETYCNLNIRQYLDNPREADIYSRQAGRINIVNSQKLQILNYMDMSAEKGNLYPNAMHAPHWTMNAHSVFYVTRGDAHVQVVGSNGQTVLDNRVNQGELFVVPQHFVSTIRAGNNGFEYVAFKTSGQPMKSPLVGYTSAFKAMPIQVLANSFQISTQEAQNLKYNREHHTMLLPPRAVRSS, encoded by the exons ATGGCTAAAATACTCGCTCTTATTGCATTTTTCTTCCTTGTTTCGACTGCGGTTGCGCAAACTCATCAAAGGGGTCAACAACAGACTCAGCAACAACTGAGGCAACAGGAGGCTCGCCAATGTCGTATTCAACAGTTAACTGCGAGTCAGCCAAACCAACGTATTGAGTCCGAGGGAGGTGTCACCGAGTTGTGGAATGAGTATGAAGATCAGTTCCAATGTGCTGGTGTCGCTCCAATGCGAGACGTCATTCAGCCTAATTCTCTCTCACTCCCCAACTTCTCTCCTTCTCCTCGCCTCGTCTACATTCAACAAG GTCAAGGTCTGCTAGGATTATCACAGCCTGGGTGCGCTGAGACCTACCATTCCAGCCAGCAGCCTGGATTGAGAAGAGAGGGAAGTCAACAAGCAGAAAGACAAAGTGAACAGAGAGATCAACATCAGAAGGTACACAGAATTCGCCAGGGTGACATCGTTGCACTTCCAGCTGGTGTAGCTCATTGGTGTTATAACGACGGAAATGAAGAACTTGTTGCTGTTTCCGTAACTGATCTCAACAACAATGCCAACCAGCTTGAACAAAAATTAAGG TCATTCTACCTTGCCGGTGGGCAAACACAAAGATCATCACTTCAAGGTTCACCacgccaacaacaacaacagagggAAACATTCCAAAATGTATTCCGTGCATTCGACGAGAACTTGATGGCCGAGGCATTTAACATTCCTGTTGAAGTAGTAAGAAGAATGCAACAAGAAGATGAGAGAGGTTTGATTGTTAGGGTCCGAGGTGAAGAAATGAGGATGATTAGGCCCGAGGAAGAGCAAGAATATGAATCAAGAAGGTACAATGGTTTGGAAGAAACTTACTGCAACTTGAACATCAGGCAATACTTGGATAACCCTAGAGAAGCCGATATTTACTCAAGACAAGCCGGAAGAATCAACATTGTTAACAGCCAAAAGCTTCAAATCCTTAACTACATGGACATGAGTGCCGAGAAAGGAAACCTTTACCCG AATGCAATGCATGCACCCCACTGGACCATGAATGCTCACAGCGTTTTCTACGTGACACGCGGTGATGCTCATGTACAAGTTGTTGGTAGCAATGGACAAACCGTGCTTGATAATAGAGTTAACCAAGGAGAACTCTTTGTTGTCCCTCAACACTTCGTTTCAACAATTAGAGCTGGAAACAATGGATTTGAATACGTAGCTTTTAAGACTTCTGGTCAGCCCATGAAGAGTCCTTTAGTGGGTTATACTTCAGCTTTCAAAGCAATGCCAATTCAAGTTCTTGCAAATTCTTTCCAAATCTCTACCCAAGAAGCCCAGAACCTCAAATACAACAGGGAGCATCATACCATGCTCTTACCTCCTAGAGCTGTTAGATCTTCTTAG
- the LOC113291901 gene encoding uncharacterized protein LOC113291901 produces MRDVDWNDKSNNSARRSNDSIWLNFPVILEGPYISSKVDYGSDIPLPEKFSSYQPWKFALSEAETKKLAAKWATTSHNASSSQNNKVKSLGDKTSSKGKNIPKRPTSKSSLKTTSTMDDLSRKRKRYDSSSSLESSEDDILASEDSSVPSSLRELSNLFVGDLLTAIDNEELNRAFGMVSKICDAPTLDDSSLRGDASAINLNLQFTIGSLEARLSYVISLNYQRRLTKLEKENAKLKTENSTNSNLIRRARERNDELIDLYNLSDEAVNLPDGETLLEHHNSSLNNNPNQGFENLNLEKLRLKYAALRKSHRSLLTTFNNFKHRLHESQEQIHVLETKKNKLIDEKDEIALKGAKALEKFQESIVEVQKERDLALSEKNILVEERNLILSQLLIESEAEFSWAARVLNDAREGLAINVSLQDEYSALVKDIVSNYEDKEKNYLQKIEELETRLASEEKDLSARNSKYQQLKKNFIIMISNNSNDVNRAREAAVKKVCVENNIPLTKYKFPEIPDNEHISDIPDSEGEDEESEEKISGSEAKRDED; encoded by the exons atgcgagatgttgattggaatgaCAAATCTAACAATTCTGCTCGCAGATCTAATGACTCGATCTGGCTTAATTTCCCTGTCATTCTAGAGGGTCCTTATATTTCTAGTAAAGTTGACTATGGTTCCGATATTCCTCTTCCCGAAAAGTTTTCTTCTTACCAACCTTGGAAGTTTGCACTTTCCGAAGCTGAGACAAAGAAACTG GCTGCTAAGTGGGCCACGACTTCACACAATGCATCATCTTCGCaaaataataaa gtgaaATCTTTGGGTGATAAGACTTCAAGTAAAGGTAAGAATATTCCTAAAAGGCCTACGTCTAAATCTTCATTAAaaacgacatctacaatggatgaTCTCTCTAGGAAGCGTAAAAGATATGATTCTTCTTCAAGTTTGGAGTCTAGTGAGGATGACATCCTTGCTTCTGAGGATTCATCAGTTCCCTCTTCTTTGAGAGAGTTGTCCAATCTTTTTGTTGGAGATCTTTTGACTGCTATTGATAATGAAGAATTAAATCGTGCCTTTGGAATGGTCTCTAAAATATGTGATGCTCCTACTTTAGATGATTCATCTCTTCGTGGAGATGCCTCTGCGATAAATCTGAACCTCCAATTCACAATCGGCTCTTTG GAAGCCCGTTTATCTTATGTAATCTCCTTAAACTACCAAAGGAGACTtactaaacttgagaaagaaaATGCCAAGCTTAAAACTGAGAATTCAACCAATTCTAATTTGATTCGCAGAGCCcgagaaagaaatgatgaactcattg ACCTGTATAACCTTTCGGATGAGGCTGTCAATCTTCCTGATGGTGAAACACTTTTAGAACACCATAATTCTTCTTTAAATAACAATCCCAACCAAGGATTTGAAAATCTGAATTTGGAAAAATTAAGATTGAAATATGCTGCTCTTAGAAAAAGCCATAGATCTTTATTGACTACATTTAATAACTTTAAACATCGTCTTCATGAGAGCCAAGAACAAATTCACGTTTTGGAAACAAAGAAGAATAAGCTTATTGATGAGAAAGATGAGATTGCTCTTAAGGGTGCGAAAGcactagaaaaattccaagaatCCATTGTTGAGGTTCAAAAAGAACGTGATTTAGCTTTGAGTGAAAAGAACATACTTGTCgaagaaagaaatttaattcTCTCTCAGCTTCTTATAGAAAGCgaagctgaatttagttgggCTGCTAGGGTTCTGAATGATGCTAGAGAGGGTTTGGCTATAAACGTGAGTCTTCAGGATGAATATTCCGCATTGGTTAAAGACAttgtttccaattatgaag ATAAGGAGAAGAATTATCTTCAGAAAATTGAAGaattagaaactcgcttagcttCTGAAGAAAAAGATTTATCTGCTCGCAACTCTaagtatcagcaattgaagaAGAACTTCATCATCATGATTTCAAACAATAGCAATGATGTTAATCGTGCTCGCGAAGCTGCTGTTAAGAAAGTCTGCGTTGAGAATAACATCCCTCTTACAAAGTATAAATTTCCAGAAATCCCTGATAATGAACATATTTCTGATATTCCAGACagtgagggagaagatgaagaatctgaagaaaaAATAAGTGGTTCTGAGGCTAAGCGAGATGAAGATTAA